Proteins encoded in a region of the Nocardioides aromaticivorans genome:
- a CDS encoding transposase: MAVDLRRDPATRSGALRRVGDQLGINAETLRNWVSQAEIDAGERGGTTTAETRRITELEREVKELRRANDILKTAAFRRGGARPQDQVTTAVLDPPCNQPLSAHRVRDRLLRHSPARVTQVVD, translated from the coding sequence ATGGCAGTCGATCTGCGACGTGATCCGGCGACGAGGTCCGGGGCTCTGCGTCGGGTAGGTGATCAGCTGGGGATCAACGCGGAGACGTTGCGCAACTGGGTCTCCCAGGCCGAGATCGACGCCGGCGAACGCGGGGGCACCACGACGGCCGAGACAAGGCGGATCACCGAGCTGGAGCGCGAGGTCAAGGAGCTGCGGCGAGCCAACGACATTTTGAAGACGGCGGCTTTTCGCCGCGGCGGAGCTCGACCGCAGGATCAAGTGACCACTGCGGTGCTTGATCCGCCGTGCAACCAGCCCTTGTCGGCGCATCGAGTCCGCGACCGTCTTCTCCGACACAGTCCAGCCCGCGTCACGCAGGTCGTGGACTAG
- a CDS encoding transposase, translating to MRFPPDRRGIDNRDCDVREAEEVRDREFREGAVRIVEETNKPIAQVARDLGVNEGTLGNWVNRAREAAEGTRGLSKDDVEELKRLRAEVAELRMERDVLKRSVVLWVKEATK from the coding sequence TTGAGGTTCCCCCCAGACCGTAGAGGCATCGACAATAGGGATTGCGATGTCAGAGAAGCGGAAGAAGTACGAGACCGGGAGTTCCGTGAGGGAGCTGTCCGGATCGTCGAAGAGACCAACAAGCCGATCGCGCAGGTAGCGCGCGACCTCGGTGTGAACGAAGGCACCCTGGGCAACTGGGTGAACCGTGCACGCGAGGCGGCCGAGGGCACTCGTGGGTTGTCGAAGGACGACGTCGAGGAGCTCAAGCGGCTGCGTGCCGAGGTGGCCGAGCTCCGGATGGAGCGTGATGTCCTCAAGCGATCCGTGGTCCTGTGGGTCAAGGAGGCGACGAAGTGA
- a CDS encoding NAD(P)/FAD-dependent oxidoreductase: MTAPHHVIVGGSAAGVAAALAMRRNGFEGRITLVEAASEEPYERPPLSKSFTDLDAPRRILPPSTYVEEDIDLLLGMPVAALDVDRKVVRLPDGEGLGADAVLVATGVNARRLGVPGEYLEHVLVLRGLADARALAARLDVGGPWVIVGGGFIGLEAAAVARGRGIDVTVVEAMPVPLAGVLGPALAAHVQRMHEREGVRILGGRTVTEFVGEREVEKVVLDDGSVLDAATVLVGCGVEPNDELARDAGVYCNGGIVADRHGRTSVPWIWAAGDVATFVSPFTGRRQRIEHWDVANRLGTVTGANMVGVPAANTDAPYFWSDQYGHRLQMYGRHQPGDQFVVRPGVTTAQFVAFWVRDGRVTAAAAIDSPKELRATKPLIEGRVPVMASDLIDPAVSLRALGRVASSTKPDRDGA; this comes from the coding sequence ATGACCGCACCGCACCACGTCATCGTCGGTGGCAGTGCTGCCGGTGTCGCAGCGGCACTAGCCATGCGGAGAAATGGCTTCGAGGGTCGGATCACTCTCGTGGAAGCAGCCTCCGAGGAGCCCTACGAGCGACCGCCTCTGTCGAAGTCTTTCACCGACCTTGACGCGCCGCGTCGGATCCTCCCACCGAGCACGTACGTCGAGGAAGACATCGACCTGCTGCTCGGCATGCCGGTCGCAGCGCTCGATGTCGACCGGAAGGTGGTGCGGTTGCCTGACGGCGAGGGACTCGGGGCGGATGCCGTGCTAGTGGCGACCGGTGTCAACGCTCGGCGTCTGGGAGTTCCGGGAGAATATCTCGAGCATGTCCTGGTGCTGCGTGGCCTGGCGGATGCACGTGCGCTGGCGGCGCGCCTCGACGTGGGCGGTCCTTGGGTGATCGTCGGAGGAGGGTTCATCGGCCTCGAGGCGGCGGCCGTCGCGCGGGGAAGAGGGATCGATGTCACGGTAGTCGAGGCGATGCCGGTGCCGCTGGCCGGCGTGCTGGGCCCTGCCCTTGCAGCCCACGTCCAGCGGATGCACGAGCGTGAGGGGGTGCGGATTCTGGGGGGGCGCACTGTGACCGAGTTCGTGGGGGAGAGGGAGGTCGAGAAGGTCGTCCTGGACGATGGCTCGGTTCTGGATGCGGCCACCGTACTCGTTGGCTGCGGGGTGGAGCCCAACGACGAGCTGGCCCGAGACGCAGGGGTGTACTGCAACGGCGGCATCGTCGCGGACCGTCACGGTCGCACGAGTGTCCCCTGGATCTGGGCGGCCGGCGACGTCGCCACCTTCGTCAGTCCGTTCACCGGGCGTCGCCAGCGCATCGAGCACTGGGACGTCGCCAATCGTCTAGGCACAGTCACCGGAGCCAACATGGTTGGGGTACCGGCAGCCAACACAGATGCGCCGTACTTCTGGTCCGATCAATACGGACATCGGCTCCAGATGTATGGCCGACACCAGCCAGGCGACCAGTTCGTCGTCCGACCTGGCGTGACCACGGCGCAGTTCGTCGCATTCTGGGTCCGCGATGGGCGGGTCACCGCGGCGGCTGCGATCGACTCGCCGAAGGAGTTGCGGGCGACCAAGCCACTGATCGAGGGACGAGTTCCCGTTATGGCATCGGACCTGATCGACCCGGCCGTCTCATTGCGTGCGCTCGGGCGTGTCGCCTCATCCACGAAGCCAGATCGTGATGGCGCATAG
- a CDS encoding non-heme iron oxygenase ferredoxin subunit — MTNNDVEVELPNVEGRTWRRACAAHDVPEDEGLCVGTLPPVSVFVTEGEYFCIDDTCTHETYSLADGWVADGFVECALHLAKFNLRTGEPLAPPATTAVAVHPVALVDGVLYVALPSAYLIKE; from the coding sequence ATGACCAACAACGACGTGGAAGTGGAGCTGCCGAACGTCGAGGGCCGCACATGGCGCCGTGCCTGTGCGGCCCACGACGTGCCCGAGGACGAAGGTCTGTGCGTCGGTACGCTGCCGCCCGTCTCGGTGTTTGTAACAGAGGGCGAGTACTTCTGTATCGACGATACGTGCACCCACGAGACCTACTCGTTGGCGGACGGGTGGGTCGCGGACGGTTTCGTCGAATGCGCCCTCCACCTCGCTAAGTTCAACTTGCGCACCGGCGAGCCGCTCGCGCCGCCCGCCACGACGGCTGTGGCCGTCCATCCCGTCGCACTCGTCGACGGGGTCCTTTATGTTGCGCTTCCGAGCGCGTACCTCATCAAGGAGTGA
- a CDS encoding aromatic-ring-hydroxylating dioxygenase subunit beta: MSVLENTNTEVIDVARAVEKFYYKEARLLDDRLFTEWLTLWADDAHLWAPLRYNLSRREQQFEYSGEDDFGYFDDDKPNLEKRVRGLETGQAWAEDPPTRTRRLITNVEVEPDDSGVGDYRARSHFLVYRNRMEADVDLHAGCRRDILRRTATDGLLIARREVILDNNVLLSRNLSIFF, translated from the coding sequence ATGAGCGTTCTTGAGAATACGAATACAGAGGTTATTGACGTCGCCCGTGCGGTCGAGAAGTTCTACTACAAGGAGGCGCGACTCCTTGACGACAGGCTCTTCACGGAGTGGCTCACATTGTGGGCCGACGATGCCCACCTGTGGGCGCCTCTCCGGTATAACCTGTCTCGGCGGGAGCAGCAGTTCGAGTATTCCGGTGAAGACGACTTCGGATACTTCGACGACGACAAACCGAATCTCGAGAAGCGGGTGCGGGGGTTGGAGACCGGGCAGGCGTGGGCCGAGGATCCCCCGACGCGCACCAGGCGCCTCATTACGAACGTCGAAGTGGAGCCGGACGATTCCGGTGTAGGAGACTACCGGGCCCGGTCCCACTTCCTCGTCTATCGCAACCGCATGGAAGCCGATGTTGACCTGCACGCTGGATGTCGGCGCGACATCCTCCGCCGGACTGCCACGGACGGTCTGCTCATCGCCCGCCGCGAGGTCATCCTAGACAACAACGTGTTGCTGTCTAGGAATCTGAGCATCTTCTTCTGA
- a CDS encoding aromatic ring-hydroxylating oxygenase subunit alpha — protein MLTVNDSGQLVSPNGQTPQAPPVNPALSSQLKELSESEGGLLDRRMFFDPEIYKVELERVFARSWSFLCHESQLAKAGDFFSTYIGADAVVVTRQRDGSITAVLNSCRHRGMKVCRADWGNAKAFTCTYHGWSYSTDGSLVSVPSEEYAYYNEIDKSKLGLLRVPQVQSYKGLVFGCFDPEAPSLVDFLGDMTYYLDILLDRVDGGTEVISGVHKWKMRGNWKLAAEQFSGDNYHTISSHISVLLSEFPPEAADAFMNVDGLEINPAEGHGVGVMYSPTGAPFSAGSSEAILRWRDETRQESINRLGKERVEGMSWTHANVFPNFSYLHDSSVLRVWMPKSPTEMEAWSWCIVDKKAPQEVKNAWRTQAIRHFSPGGTWEQDDGENWSYCSGAGGQEGVVTRLSKLHVEMGVGHERSHPTLPGKVSRTYSEQNQRSLYRRWGEFMAAESWKDISVPVRTAEVIDRSDMAKAGES, from the coding sequence ATGCTGACTGTGAATGACAGTGGTCAACTGGTGAGCCCGAACGGGCAGACACCTCAGGCACCACCTGTGAATCCCGCCCTGTCGTCTCAGCTCAAGGAACTGTCCGAGAGCGAGGGTGGCCTGCTGGACCGGCGCATGTTTTTCGACCCTGAGATCTACAAGGTTGAACTTGAGCGCGTCTTTGCACGATCATGGTCCTTTCTCTGCCATGAAAGCCAGCTGGCCAAGGCCGGGGACTTCTTCTCGACCTACATCGGCGCCGATGCCGTCGTGGTGACCCGACAGCGCGACGGCTCGATCACCGCGGTGCTCAACTCTTGTCGCCATCGTGGGATGAAGGTCTGCCGCGCCGACTGGGGGAACGCGAAGGCCTTCACCTGCACGTACCACGGTTGGTCGTACAGCACGGATGGCTCGTTGGTGAGCGTGCCCAGCGAGGAATACGCCTACTACAACGAGATCGACAAGTCGAAGTTGGGATTGCTGCGGGTTCCACAGGTGCAGTCCTACAAAGGGCTGGTTTTCGGTTGCTTCGATCCCGAAGCGCCGTCGCTTGTCGACTTCTTGGGCGACATGACCTACTACTTGGACATCCTGCTTGACCGTGTGGATGGCGGCACCGAAGTCATCTCCGGTGTCCACAAGTGGAAGATGCGGGGCAACTGGAAGCTTGCCGCCGAGCAGTTCAGTGGAGACAACTACCACACTATCTCCAGCCATATATCGGTGCTGCTGTCTGAGTTCCCGCCCGAGGCGGCGGACGCCTTCATGAATGTCGACGGGCTCGAGATCAACCCAGCGGAAGGCCATGGTGTTGGTGTTATGTACTCGCCGACCGGAGCGCCGTTCTCGGCGGGGAGCAGCGAGGCGATCCTGCGCTGGCGCGACGAGACGCGCCAGGAGTCCATCAACCGCCTTGGTAAGGAGCGCGTAGAGGGGATGTCCTGGACGCACGCCAACGTGTTCCCCAACTTCTCTTACCTCCACGACAGCTCGGTCCTGCGCGTTTGGATGCCCAAGAGTCCCACCGAGATGGAGGCCTGGTCGTGGTGCATCGTCGACAAGAAGGCTCCGCAGGAGGTGAAGAATGCTTGGCGCACGCAGGCCATCCGACACTTCAGCCCCGGTGGTACTTGGGAACAGGACGACGGCGAGAACTGGAGTTACTGCTCAGGTGCTGGGGGTCAGGAGGGAGTGGTGACCCGACTCTCCAAGTTGCATGTCGAGATGGGAGTGGGACACGAGCGCTCGCATCCGACGCTGCCCGGCAAGGTCAGTCGCACCTACAGTGAGCAGAACCAGCGCAGTCTGTACCGACGCTGGGGCGAGTTCATGGCGGCGGAGTCTTGGAAGGACATCTCCGTGCCGGTGCGTACGGCCGAGGTAATCGACCGAAGCGACATGGCGAAGGCGGGAGAATCCTGA
- a CDS encoding ISL3 family transposase — protein MSDATFACPDLTKFCRLDELGLEVTGQRLDAHRAVLACRILEPDQWCRRCGCEGVPRDTVTRELAHEPLGWRPTTLLVTVRRYRCTGCRHVWRQDTTRAAEPRAKLSRRGLRWALEAIVRQHLTVARVAEGLGVAWNTANDAVLAEGTRVLIDDPARLEGVTAIGVDEHVWRHTRRGDKYVTVIIDLTGIRDGTGPARLLDMVEGRSKQAFKTWLAGREQSWRDAVEVVAMDGFTGFKTATTEELPDAVAVMDPFHVVRLAGDALDRCRRRVQLAIHGNRGRKDDPLYRARRTLHTGADLLTDKQKARLETLFATDDHAEVEVTWWIYQRMVAAYRQPDRAKGRELMCKLIESISHGVPAALSELVTLGRTLKKRADDVLAYFDRPGTSNGPTEAINGRLEHLRGSALGFRNLTNYIARSLLESGGFRPRLHPQL, from the coding sequence TTGTCTGACGCTACCTTCGCTTGCCCTGATCTGACCAAGTTTTGCCGGCTCGATGAGCTCGGCCTTGAGGTCACCGGCCAACGCCTCGACGCCCATCGTGCTGTCCTCGCCTGCCGGATCCTCGAACCGGATCAGTGGTGTCGTCGTTGCGGCTGCGAGGGCGTGCCGCGCGACACCGTGACCCGAGAACTTGCACACGAGCCGTTGGGCTGGCGGCCGACGACGTTGCTGGTCACGGTCCGTCGCTACCGTTGCACCGGTTGTCGACATGTGTGGCGCCAGGACACGACCAGAGCGGCCGAGCCGCGAGCGAAGCTGTCGCGTCGTGGGCTGCGGTGGGCGCTGGAAGCCATCGTGCGCCAGCACCTGACGGTGGCCCGGGTTGCCGAGGGTCTCGGGGTCGCGTGGAACACCGCGAATGACGCGGTCCTCGCCGAAGGCACGCGCGTGCTGATCGACGACCCTGCCCGACTCGAGGGCGTCACCGCGATCGGCGTGGACGAGCACGTGTGGAGGCACACCAGGCGTGGCGACAAATACGTCACCGTGATCATCGACCTCACTGGCATCCGTGACGGCACCGGCCCAGCACGGCTGCTCGACATGGTCGAGGGCCGGTCCAAGCAGGCGTTCAAGACCTGGCTCGCCGGACGTGAGCAGTCTTGGCGCGACGCCGTAGAGGTGGTCGCGATGGACGGGTTCACCGGCTTCAAGACCGCCACTACCGAGGAACTCCCCGACGCGGTCGCGGTGATGGACCCGTTCCACGTCGTGCGGCTGGCCGGCGACGCGCTGGACCGCTGCCGACGTCGGGTCCAACTAGCCATCCACGGAAACCGCGGCCGTAAGGACGACCCCCTCTACCGCGCGCGCCGGACCCTACACACCGGCGCAGACCTGCTCACCGACAAGCAGAAGGCGCGCCTGGAGACCCTGTTCGCGACCGATGATCATGCTGAAGTCGAGGTGACCTGGTGGATCTATCAGCGGATGGTCGCGGCCTACCGTCAACCTGACCGCGCCAAGGGCCGCGAGCTGATGTGCAAGCTGATCGAGTCGATCAGCCACGGCGTCCCGGCCGCACTGAGCGAGCTCGTCACGCTAGGGCGGACCCTGAAGAAGCGAGCCGACGACGTGCTCGCCTACTTCGACCGGCCCGGCACATCCAACGGCCCGACCGAAGCGATCAACGGCAGGCTCGAACACCTCCGCGGCTCAGCGCTCGGGTTCCGCAACCTCACCAACTACATCGCTAGATCGCTGCTCGAGTCCGGCGGTTTCAGACCTCGGCTACACCCTCAATTGTGA
- a CDS encoding tyrosine-type recombinase/integrase, with the protein MTALAPTLQAFFTDRLSHQLGASAHTIAAYRDTWRLLLAFTTARTNIAPTNIDIADLDAPLVGEFLNHLESERGNSTRTRNGRLAAIHSMFTFAALRHPEHAETIARVLAIPPKRYDRPQVTNLSRAEVTALLGAPDRSALPGCRPRLGPSVVSEVEGEGDVTVVQESVEDGGGTTQRT; encoded by the coding sequence ATGACCGCCCTCGCGCCGACGCTGCAGGCCTTCTTCACCGACCGGCTGAGTCATCAACTTGGTGCCAGCGCACACACGATCGCTGCCTACCGCGATACCTGGCGCCTGCTGCTCGCCTTCACCACGGCGCGCACGAACATCGCGCCGACGAACATCGACATCGCTGATCTCGACGCGCCTCTGGTCGGGGAGTTCCTCAACCACTTGGAGAGTGAGCGCGGCAACAGCACCAGAACACGCAACGGTCGGCTCGCAGCGATCCACTCCATGTTCACCTTTGCCGCGTTGCGTCATCCAGAACATGCCGAGACGATCGCCCGGGTCCTCGCGATCCCGCCCAAACGCTACGACCGGCCCCAGGTCACCAATCTCAGCCGAGCAGAAGTGACCGCCCTGCTCGGAGCTCCCGACCGCAGCGCTTTGCCTGGATGTCGGCCACGGCTGGGTCCTTCGGTGGTGAGCGAGGTCGAGGGTGAGGGGGACGTCACAGTGGTGCAGGAGTCGGTCGAGGATGGCGGTGGCACCACCCAGCGGACTTGA
- a CDS encoding IS110 family transposase, protein MKEQVPLGWAGIDVGNGHHWICFIDEADTTVWSTKVINDEAAILDAVGGVLARAEEVVWGVDVTGTMSGLLLALLAAHGQRVRYVPGRTVNQMASAYRGEAKTDARDGYVMAETLRHRGDLAEVEVATSLVTELRLLVTHRTGLVGDRVRMVNRLRDVLSGYFPALERSSTTPIAAAH, encoded by the coding sequence ATGAAGGAACAGGTTCCGCTCGGGTGGGCGGGCATCGACGTCGGCAATGGCCACCACTGGATCTGCTTTATCGACGAGGCAGATACCACGGTCTGGTCGACGAAGGTGATCAACGACGAGGCCGCAATCCTCGACGCGGTCGGCGGTGTTCTTGCCCGCGCGGAGGAGGTGGTCTGGGGAGTCGATGTCACCGGGACCATGTCGGGGCTCCTGCTTGCTCTGTTGGCGGCGCACGGTCAGCGGGTCAGATACGTCCCCGGCCGCACCGTGAACCAGATGGCCAGCGCCTACCGAGGTGAAGCCAAGACCGACGCCCGCGACGGCTATGTCATGGCCGAGACGCTGCGGCACCGCGGCGACCTTGCCGAGGTGGAGGTCGCCACCTCGTTGGTGACCGAGCTGCGGCTGCTGGTGACCCATCGCACCGGCCTGGTCGGTGACCGGGTCCGCATGGTCAACCGGCTGCGCGACGTGCTCAGCGGCTACTTCCCTGCGCTGGAGCGGTCTTCGACTACGCCCATAGCCGCGGCGCATTGA
- a CDS encoding transposase, with protein sequence MDIHGIDPVVAARILADVGDVARFADRNRFASWTGTAPLDASSAWIRKFLGGPGGLDRP encoded by the coding sequence ATGGACATCCACGGCATCGATCCTGTGGTAGCCGCGCGGATCCTTGCCGACGTCGGTGACGTGGCCAGGTTCGCCGACCGCAACCGGTTCGCCTCCTGGACCGGCACCGCACCGCTGGACGCCTCCTCAGCCTGGATCCGTAAGTTCTTGGGTGGCCCGGGAGGGCTTGATCGCCCTTGA
- a CDS encoding SDR family NAD(P)-dependent oxidoreductase: protein MNRLADKVAVITGAASGQGRAAALLFAREGANVIIADFDEEGGRLVAQTIVTEGGNASFFRVDVTSEDEVAALIQHTVEAHHQIDVMYNNAGLVRMAPIADLPTEDWDFTVLFELTQVYYGCKYALREMKRRGSGVIINTASTSGIVGIPTHGPHAATKAGVIGLTRSIAVDYGANGIRCNAIAPGFVPFTKQTADLSNDPFIEMMLGVQPLKRPGTPDDIAAAALFLASDESSWITGQVLAVDGGHTAM, encoded by the coding sequence ATGAATAGGCTCGCGGACAAGGTTGCCGTCATTACAGGTGCAGCATCGGGTCAAGGAAGGGCGGCGGCATTACTCTTCGCTCGCGAGGGCGCCAACGTCATCATCGCTGATTTCGACGAGGAGGGGGGGCGCCTCGTCGCCCAGACAATCGTCACAGAGGGCGGGAATGCCTCATTTTTTAGGGTTGACGTCACGTCTGAAGATGAGGTCGCAGCACTTATTCAGCACACCGTCGAAGCCCATCATCAGATCGATGTTATGTACAACAATGCTGGCCTTGTCCGAATGGCACCCATCGCTGACCTGCCAACCGAAGACTGGGACTTCACGGTCCTGTTCGAACTTACGCAGGTCTACTACGGTTGCAAGTATGCCCTACGCGAAATGAAACGGCGCGGGTCCGGAGTTATCATCAATACTGCGTCCACCTCTGGAATAGTTGGCATCCCGACACATGGACCGCATGCCGCCACCAAAGCGGGAGTCATTGGACTCACCCGCTCAATCGCCGTCGACTATGGTGCGAACGGAATCCGCTGCAACGCGATCGCGCCGGGATTCGTGCCATTCACCAAGCAAACGGCGGACCTGTCCAATGACCCCTTCATTGAGATGATGCTTGGAGTTCAACCTCTTAAGCGACCTGGAACCCCCGATGACATCGCCGCCGCCGCCCTGTTCCTTGCCTCGGATGAGTCCTCGTGGATAACCGGACAGGTTCTGGCCGTCGATGGCGGCCACACTGCCATGTAG